A genomic stretch from Thiomicrorhabdus sp. includes:
- the xdhB gene encoding xanthine dehydrogenase molybdopterin binding subunit, producing the protein MLDTVSQPLKSGVRAPIKHDSAEKHLDGGARYIDDLPESQALLHLHVAQSECAHAQILSMDLEAVKSYPGVVKVLTAEDIPGKNDFAAVTEGDPVLVTDLVEYLGQALFVVAAESIDTARKAAGLAKIEYQELPAILDVRDALQKKSFVLESKRFLRGEPQERLAQSSHRIQGEIEIGGQDHFYLESNIALAIPGEDQDIKVYSSTQHPSEVQHTCAKVLGVADHNINIEVRRMGGGFGGKESQPAQIAAITALCASICRRPAKLRLDRDLDMTLTGKRHDYVIGYDVGFDDQGVIQAVRYEAASRCGMSADLSASINDRTMFHLDNAYYLDNVEIVSHRCKTHTVSNTAFRGFGGPQGMVAMERVIDEIAYHLGLDPLEVRKRNYYGIDERNITPYHMPVTDNIIHEITAELEADSDYAARREQLIEFNRSSPFIKKGLAMTPVKFGISFTATHLNQAGALLHIYSDGSIHLNHGGTEMGQGLFTKVAQIVAEVFQVEVERIKITATNTEKVPNTSPTAASSGCDLNGKAAENAALIIKQRLTEFAGQHYGVDADMIRFTSSGVQIGGHKVPFNQLVMQAYLARVSLSTTGFYRTPKIHFDQSQGKGHPFFYFAYGAAVTEVSLDTLTGEYKVDRVDVVHDCGASINPAIDMGQVEGGFIQGMGWLTTEELVYDASGRLRTHAPSTYKIPACGDRPKAFNIRLRCDANREDTVYRSKAVGEPPLMLGISVFNALNNAVASLADYQVCPPLTAPATPENLLKACRAIQIPSEAAYA; encoded by the coding sequence ATGCTTGATACCGTCTCCCAGCCGTTAAAGAGCGGCGTGCGCGCCCCGATCAAGCACGACAGCGCGGAAAAACATCTTGACGGCGGCGCCCGTTATATCGACGATCTGCCGGAATCACAAGCACTTCTCCACCTGCACGTTGCCCAAAGTGAATGCGCCCATGCACAGATTTTGAGCATGGATCTGGAGGCGGTCAAAAGCTATCCCGGCGTCGTCAAGGTGCTGACTGCGGAGGACATCCCCGGTAAAAACGACTTCGCCGCCGTGACCGAAGGCGATCCGGTTTTGGTGACAGACCTGGTTGAATACCTCGGTCAGGCGCTGTTTGTGGTCGCCGCCGAATCGATCGACACTGCACGCAAAGCGGCCGGGCTGGCGAAAATCGAATATCAGGAATTGCCGGCAATCCTCGATGTGCGCGACGCCCTGCAGAAAAAATCCTTTGTTCTGGAAAGCAAACGTTTTCTGCGCGGAGAACCGCAGGAAAGGCTGGCTCAAAGCAGCCATCGCATCCAGGGCGAAATCGAAATCGGCGGTCAGGATCACTTCTACCTGGAATCGAATATCGCCCTGGCCATCCCGGGTGAAGATCAGGATATTAAGGTTTACAGCTCCACCCAACACCCTTCGGAAGTACAACACACCTGCGCCAAGGTATTGGGCGTCGCCGATCACAATATTAATATCGAAGTACGCCGTATGGGCGGTGGCTTCGGTGGAAAGGAATCGCAACCGGCGCAGATCGCCGCAATTACCGCTCTGTGCGCTTCCATCTGCCGTCGTCCGGCCAAATTGCGCCTCGATCGCGATCTGGATATGACCCTGACCGGCAAACGCCACGACTATGTCATCGGTTACGATGTCGGCTTCGACGATCAAGGCGTCATCCAGGCGGTTCGCTATGAAGCCGCCTCGCGCTGCGGTATGTCTGCCGACCTGTCGGCATCGATCAACGACCGTACTATGTTCCATCTCGATAACGCCTACTATCTGGACAATGTCGAAATCGTCTCGCATCGCTGCAAGACGCACACAGTATCCAACACCGCTTTCCGCGGTTTCGGCGGCCCGCAGGGCATGGTGGCAATGGAACGGGTCATCGACGAGATCGCTTATCACCTCGGCTTGGATCCGCTGGAAGTGCGCAAGCGCAACTACTACGGTATCGACGAGCGTAATATCACCCCTTACCACATGCCGGTGACCGACAATATCATCCACGAAATCACCGCCGAGCTGGAAGCGGATTCCGACTATGCCGCCCGCCGCGAGCAGTTGATCGAATTCAATCGAAGCAGCCCGTTTATTAAAAAGGGGCTGGCGATGACGCCGGTCAAATTCGGCATCTCTTTTACCGCCACCCATCTGAACCAGGCCGGGGCACTGTTGCATATTTACAGTGACGGTTCGATCCATCTCAACCACGGCGGAACCGAGATGGGTCAGGGCCTGTTCACCAAAGTGGCGCAGATTGTCGCCGAAGTTTTTCAGGTGGAAGTCGAGCGCATAAAAATCACCGCTACCAATACCGAAAAGGTTCCGAACACCTCTCCGACCGCCGCTTCGAGCGGTTGCGACTTGAACGGAAAGGCCGCGGAAAACGCCGCCCTGATCATCAAACAGCGTTTGACGGAATTTGCCGGGCAGCATTATGGCGTCGATGCCGACATGATCCGCTTCACGTCATCCGGCGTTCAGATCGGCGGACACAAGGTTCCGTTTAATCAACTGGTCATGCAGGCTTATCTGGCCCGAGTATCCTTGTCGACAACCGGCTTCTACCGCACCCCGAAAATCCACTTCGATCAAAGTCAGGGCAAGGGTCATCCATTTTTCTACTTCGCCTACGGCGCTGCCGTCACCGAAGTCAGTCTGGATACCTTGACCGGCGAATACAAAGTCGACCGCGTCGATGTGGTTCACGACTGCGGCGCCAGCATCAACCCGGCGATCGACATGGGTCAGGTCGAAGGCGGATTTATTCAGGGGATGGGCTGGCTGACAACCGAAGAATTGGTGTACGACGCGTCTGGACGCCTGCGCACCCATGCACCGTCTACCTATAAAATTCCGGCCTGCGGCGACCGTCCGAAAGCGTTCAATATTCGTCTGCGTTGCGACGCCAACCGCGAAGACACGGTTTACCGCTCCAAGGCGGTCGGCGAACCGCCTTTAATGCTCGGTATCAGCGTATTCAACGCTCTGAACAATGCCGTCGCCAGCCTGGCCGACTATCAAGTTTGTCCGCCTTTAACGGCTCCGGCGACTCCGGAAAATCTGTTAAAAGCTTGCCGAGCCATCCAAATTCCATCCGAGGCGGCTTATGCTTAA
- a CDS encoding ABC transporter permease, with product MALNPEVMALIIVTIIGAATPLLLAALGELIAEKSGVLNLGLEGMMIMGAVIAFMTVHNTGSATLGILAGILAGMGMALIFAFLTLSLQSNQVATGLALTIFGLGLSALLGREYVGIAYSGLPKLDLPVLSELPFFGKVLFSHDILIYFSLFMVFATFYFLNRTRSGLILRAVGESHDAAHSIGYPVIAIRYMAVLYGGAMSGLAGAYLSLSYSPMWADNMTAGRGWIALALVVFAMWMPSRVLLGAYMFGGITILQLHGQGMGIAIPSEFFSMLPYLATIIVLVIISRQSSATLAPASLGKPFHPTH from the coding sequence ATGGCATTGAATCCTGAAGTTATGGCTTTGATAATCGTCACCATTATCGGTGCAGCGACACCGCTGCTGCTGGCGGCGCTCGGCGAACTGATCGCGGAAAAATCCGGCGTCCTCAATCTGGGGCTGGAAGGCATGATGATCATGGGCGCGGTCATCGCGTTTATGACCGTACATAACACCGGCAGCGCCACCCTCGGCATTCTGGCCGGTATCCTCGCCGGCATGGGTATGGCGCTGATCTTCGCTTTCCTGACCCTCAGTCTGCAATCCAATCAGGTTGCAACCGGTCTGGCACTGACCATTTTCGGCCTCGGTCTCAGCGCCCTGCTGGGGAGGGAATATGTCGGGATTGCCTACAGCGGTTTGCCGAAACTGGATCTGCCGGTTTTGAGCGAACTGCCGTTTTTCGGCAAGGTGCTGTTCAGCCACGATATCCTGATTTATTTTTCACTGTTTATGGTTTTCGCCACCTTCTATTTCCTCAATCGCACCCGTTCCGGCCTCATTCTGCGTGCCGTCGGCGAATCGCACGATGCGGCGCACTCCATCGGCTATCCGGTTATTGCCATCCGCTATATGGCAGTACTTTATGGCGGCGCCATGAGCGGTCTGGCTGGCGCTTATCTGTCGCTCTCCTATTCACCGATGTGGGCCGATAATATGACCGCCGGTCGAGGCTGGATTGCGCTGGCACTGGTGGTATTTGCCATGTGGATGCCGTCGCGAGTGCTGCTCGGTGCCTATATGTTCGGCGGAATCACCATTCTACAGTTGCACGGTCAGGGAATGGGGATCGCCATTCCGTCGGAATTCTTCTCGATGCTGCCGTATCTGGCAACCATTATCGTACTGGTCATTATTTCCCGACAGAGCAGTGCCACCCTGGCACCGGCCAGCTTGGGGAAACCGTTCCATCCGACCCACTAA
- a CDS encoding nucleobase:cation symporter-2 family protein, with the protein MSQSNETSDLIYHLDDRPPVKESMFAALQHVLASFVGIITPTLIIGGVLGLGSNIPYLISMALIVSGIATFIQARRPMGIGAGMLCVQGTSFAFLSSILAAGFIAKAKGGGPDEILSLIFGVAFFGAFVEIVLSQFIHKLKSIITPLVTGIVITIIGVSLIKVGITDLAGGFKAPDFGSPENLGLGVLVLAVIITLNRSKNEWVRLSSIIIGLAVGFIVAMFMGKVSFDKLASLPVINIPIPFKYGFSFDWGAFIPVAIIYLITAIETTGDLTANSIFSKQPIKGDLYYSRVKGGVLGDGVNSLIASALNTFPNTTFSQNNGVIQLTGVASRYVAYFVAGIFLILGLFPVIGGVLQEMPKPVLGGATLVLFGTVAAAGVKILSNEELDRRKLLIMAVSFGAGLGVAANPAVLGEMPKLVQNVFGSAVTLGGLTAITLSLLLPEKKDAKVEAAA; encoded by the coding sequence ATGAGTCAATCAAATGAGACATCCGATCTGATCTATCATCTGGATGATAGACCGCCGGTCAAGGAGTCGATGTTTGCGGCCTTGCAGCATGTGTTGGCCAGTTTTGTCGGGATCATTACTCCGACACTGATCATCGGCGGTGTTTTGGGGTTGGGGTCGAATATTCCGTATTTAATCAGTATGGCGCTGATTGTTTCCGGTATCGCTACCTTTATCCAGGCGCGCCGCCCGATGGGCATCGGTGCAGGGATGCTTTGCGTGCAGGGAACCAGCTTTGCCTTTCTGAGTTCCATTCTGGCGGCCGGTTTTATTGCCAAGGCCAAGGGCGGCGGCCCGGACGAAATTCTGTCGTTGATTTTCGGTGTGGCGTTTTTCGGTGCCTTCGTTGAAATCGTCCTCAGCCAGTTTATCCACAAACTGAAAAGCATCATCACGCCTCTGGTAACCGGTATTGTGATCACCATCATCGGGGTCAGCCTGATCAAGGTCGGCATTACCGATCTGGCCGGTGGCTTCAAAGCGCCGGATTTCGGTAGTCCGGAAAATCTCGGGCTCGGCGTGCTGGTGCTTGCGGTGATTATCACCCTTAACCGTTCCAAAAACGAATGGGTACGTTTGTCGTCGATCATCATCGGTCTGGCGGTTGGTTTTATTGTCGCGATGTTTATGGGGAAAGTCTCTTTTGACAAGCTGGCGAGTCTGCCGGTGATCAATATTCCGATTCCGTTTAAATACGGCTTCTCCTTCGACTGGGGGGCTTTCATTCCGGTGGCGATCATTTATCTGATCACCGCGATCGAAACCACCGGCGATTTAACCGCTAATTCAATTTTCTCCAAACAGCCGATTAAAGGGGATTTGTATTACAGCCGTGTCAAAGGCGGGGTGTTGGGTGACGGAGTGAACTCGTTGATTGCTTCGGCTCTGAATACTTTCCCGAATACGACTTTCAGCCAGAATAACGGTGTGATTCAGCTGACCGGCGTTGCCAGTCGATATGTGGCCTATTTCGTTGCCGGAATCTTCCTGATTCTCGGTCTGTTCCCGGTCATTGGAGGCGTTCTCCAGGAAATGCCGAAACCGGTGCTGGGCGGAGCAACGCTGGTACTCTTCGGAACGGTGGCCGCTGCCGGCGTCAAGATTCTTTCCAACGAAGAACTTGATCGACGCAAGCTGTTGATCATGGCGGTTTCGTTCGGCGCCGGACTCGGTGTTGCCGCCAATCCGGCGGTGTTGGGTGAAATGCCGAAACTGGTGCAGAATGTATTTGGTTCTGCGGTGACTTTAGGAGGCTTGACGGCGATTACTCTCAGCCTGTTGCTTCCGGAAAAGAAAGACGCGAAGGTTGAAGCTGCCGCTTAG
- a CDS encoding ABC transporter permease: MLFSLMGTSPWEGLYVFFIEPVSSLYGLGELAVKATPLILIALGLSIGFRANIWNIGAEGQLIIGAIFGGSLALWIYPDGNIWLIPSMIVFGAIGGMLWAAIPALLKTRFNTNEILTSLMLTYVAILLLNYLVNGPLRDPSGYNFPESRMFQDAALLPILLEGTRLNLGSLVTLMILIGLWVMLSKTLIGFQIRVVGQAPDAAKYAGFNHKKIIWFSLMLSGGLAGIAGMMEVSGPIGQILPSISPGYGFTAIIVAFLGRLHPLGILFAGLIMAISYLGGESAQISLGLPMALTGVFQGLLLFFLLAADVLIRYRIVIAFKSKAAQV; this comes from the coding sequence GTGCTGTTTTCCTTGATGGGTACCTCTCCGTGGGAAGGACTGTACGTTTTCTTTATCGAACCGGTCTCCAGCCTGTACGGTCTGGGCGAACTTGCCGTCAAGGCAACTCCGCTGATTCTGATTGCACTCGGCCTGTCGATCGGTTTTCGAGCCAATATCTGGAATATCGGTGCCGAAGGACAACTGATTATCGGCGCCATCTTCGGCGGCAGTCTGGCATTGTGGATCTACCCTGACGGCAACATCTGGCTGATCCCGTCGATGATCGTATTCGGCGCCATCGGCGGCATGCTGTGGGCGGCAATTCCGGCACTTTTGAAGACCCGTTTTAATACCAATGAAATTCTTACCAGCCTGATGCTGACCTACGTCGCCATCCTGCTGCTTAATTATCTGGTAAATGGCCCTTTACGCGATCCTTCGGGTTATAACTTCCCGGAATCGCGCATGTTTCAGGACGCGGCGCTCCTGCCGATCTTACTGGAAGGCACGCGCTTGAATCTGGGGAGCCTGGTGACGCTGATGATTCTGATCGGCCTGTGGGTCATGCTGTCGAAAACCCTGATCGGTTTTCAGATTCGCGTGGTCGGGCAAGCGCCGGATGCCGCCAAATACGCCGGTTTCAATCATAAGAAAATTATCTGGTTCAGCTTGATGCTCAGTGGCGGGCTCGCCGGAATTGCCGGAATGATGGAAGTCTCCGGCCCGATCGGTCAGATCTTACCGTCGATCTCTCCGGGCTACGGCTTTACGGCGATTATCGTCGCCTTTCTTGGCCGATTGCATCCGCTCGGGATACTTTTTGCCGGACTGATCATGGCGATCTCTTATCTCGGTGGAGAATCGGCGCAGATTTCGCTCGGTCTGCCAATGGCTTTGACCGGGGTTTTCCAAGGCTTATTACTGTTCTTCCTGCTGGCAGCCGATGTACTGATCCGTTATCGCATTGTCATCGCGTTTAAATCCAAAGCGGCTCAAGTTTAA
- a CDS encoding deaminase — MCDCPHHFTEENRSLMRKAIALSKEKMEAGFGGPFGAIITKDGKVIAEGYNQVTSSNDPTAHAEVTAIRNACQALGTFDLKGCEIYTSCEPCPMCLSAIYWARLDKIYYANSREDAAEIGFDDALLYDEIPKPIEQRSIPTERLLEDEAIEPFKDWQAKEDKVPY, encoded by the coding sequence ATGTGTGATTGTCCGCACCATTTCACCGAAGAAAACCGCTCTTTAATGCGCAAAGCGATTGCGCTTTCCAAAGAGAAAATGGAAGCCGGTTTCGGCGGGCCTTTCGGGGCGATTATCACCAAGGACGGCAAAGTGATCGCCGAAGGTTACAATCAGGTCACTTCTTCCAACGACCCGACCGCTCACGCGGAAGTCACCGCCATCCGCAACGCCTGTCAGGCTCTGGGGACTTTCGATCTGAAGGGGTGTGAAATCTATACCAGCTGCGAACCCTGCCCGATGTGCCTGAGCGCCATCTACTGGGCCCGTCTCGACAAAATTTATTATGCCAACAGCCGGGAAGACGCCGCTGAAATCGGTTTCGACGACGCCCTGCTGTATGACGAAATTCCCAAACCGATCGAACAGCGCAGCATTCCGACCGAACGCCTGCTGGAAGATGAAGCCATTGAACCCTTTAAAGACTGGCAGGCCAAAGAAGACAAAGTTCCTTATTAA
- a CDS encoding MBL fold metallo-hydrolase: MPISLEEMPFIDILILSHNHYDHLDEPTLRALKDRIGHVYTTLGIKSHLLALGFEPSQVTELDWWEQAQDRSLTITATPAQHFSGRGIFDRNKTLWASWVISSAQFNLFFGADSGYFDGFAEIGKRFGPFDMTFLENGAYNPRWQKIHMMPEETVQAHLDLGGKWLFPIHNGSFKLSTHPWKEPFERISKAAEQADVPVSFPIMGEIIRIQAPETPEIWWKQDVIPATTAEKSP; encoded by the coding sequence ATGCCGATCTCTCTTGAAGAAATGCCGTTTATCGATATTCTGATCCTCTCTCACAATCACTATGATCATCTCGATGAGCCGACATTACGCGCTCTTAAAGACCGAATCGGTCATGTCTATACCACTCTGGGAATCAAGTCGCATCTTCTGGCACTGGGATTCGAGCCCTCGCAAGTTACTGAGCTGGATTGGTGGGAGCAGGCGCAAGACCGGTCGCTGACGATTACTGCCACTCCTGCACAGCATTTTTCCGGCCGGGGAATCTTTGATCGCAATAAAACCCTCTGGGCTTCCTGGGTGATTTCCAGCGCGCAATTTAATCTGTTTTTTGGTGCCGACAGTGGCTATTTCGACGGTTTTGCAGAGATTGGAAAGCGCTTCGGACCGTTTGATATGACGTTTCTGGAAAACGGCGCCTATAACCCGAGATGGCAAAAAATTCACATGATGCCGGAAGAAACCGTCCAAGCTCATCTTGATCTCGGCGGCAAATGGCTGTTTCCGATTCATAACGGCAGCTTTAAGCTTTCCACGCATCCTTGGAAAGAGCCTTTTGAACGCATTTCAAAAGCGGCCGAACAAGCGGATGTACCGGTAAGTTTTCCGATAATGGGGGAGATTATCCGCATTCAGGCACCAGAGACACCGGAGATCTGGTGGAAGCAAGATGTAATCCCAGCGACGACGGCGGAAAAATCCCCATGA
- the xdhA gene encoding xanthine dehydrogenase small subunit produces the protein MSQPIRFLLGTEPVELKNVPPTQTVLNYLRENGFTGCKEGCAEGDCGACTTVIGELKDGRVHYKAINACIHFMPMLDGKQLINVEHLAENQTPHPVQSALAEQHATQCGFCSPGFVMSGAALYLNLAEKDYAEQISKLEPDALTDFINETFSGNLCRCTGYGPIIEAARQFIALGSEQTDTSHLNNPAVMDALQKIAPKEDKYYSCEGLEYFQPSTLASLCQILAQNPQAHIVAGATDLGLWVSKQHRTLSTLVNLGQIPELKTLEVKDDKLIIGASVSYSEAFDSLCQYYPELQDYLWRHSSTQIRNSGTLVGNIANGSPIGDMPPPLIALGAEIRLQSKEGERLLPLEDYFIAYGKQDLHAGEFIKQIELPILRKDTAKFRVYKISKRFAQDISAVSGSFHVDFDGNTVTDARICFGGMAATPLQAGKTENFLIGRSWNQDTVQQAQVLLAEDYTPISDFRASSDYRMQVAQNLLYKFYIETATRDIAVPIQVSHQGGIKHA, from the coding sequence ATGAGCCAACCTATTCGTTTTCTACTTGGCACCGAGCCGGTCGAATTAAAGAATGTCCCACCGACGCAAACGGTTCTCAACTATTTACGCGAGAATGGTTTTACAGGCTGCAAGGAAGGCTGTGCCGAAGGTGACTGCGGCGCCTGTACCACCGTAATCGGTGAATTGAAAGACGGACGTGTTCACTATAAAGCGATCAATGCCTGCATCCACTTCATGCCGATGCTTGACGGAAAGCAGCTGATTAACGTCGAGCATCTGGCGGAAAACCAGACACCGCATCCGGTGCAATCCGCCCTGGCTGAACAACACGCCACTCAGTGCGGTTTCTGCTCGCCCGGGTTCGTCATGTCCGGAGCCGCACTCTATCTGAATCTGGCCGAAAAAGACTATGCCGAACAGATCAGCAAACTTGAACCGGATGCTTTAACCGATTTCATCAATGAAACCTTCTCCGGTAACCTGTGCCGCTGTACCGGCTACGGTCCGATTATCGAAGCGGCCAGACAATTCATCGCCTTGGGTAGCGAACAGACGGACACTTCTCATCTGAACAACCCGGCGGTCATGGATGCGCTACAGAAAATCGCCCCCAAAGAAGACAAATACTATAGCTGTGAAGGCTTGGAATATTTTCAGCCAAGCACTCTGGCCAGCTTGTGTCAGATTCTGGCACAGAACCCTCAGGCGCATATTGTCGCCGGAGCCACCGATCTCGGGTTATGGGTTTCCAAACAACATCGAACACTGTCAACGCTGGTCAATCTAGGACAGATTCCCGAGCTGAAGACACTTGAGGTGAAGGACGACAAACTGATTATCGGCGCCTCCGTCAGTTACAGTGAAGCCTTCGATTCTCTGTGCCAATACTATCCGGAACTGCAGGATTATCTCTGGCGTCACAGCTCGACACAGATTCGTAACAGCGGAACTCTGGTCGGCAATATCGCCAACGGTTCGCCGATCGGCGACATGCCGCCGCCGCTCATCGCTCTCGGTGCCGAAATTCGTCTGCAAAGCAAGGAAGGCGAACGGTTACTGCCGCTTGAAGATTACTTCATTGCCTACGGTAAGCAGGATCTGCATGCAGGTGAATTTATCAAGCAGATCGAATTACCGATCCTGCGCAAGGATACGGCTAAATTCCGCGTCTATAAAATCTCCAAGCGCTTCGCTCAGGACATCTCCGCCGTCAGCGGCTCCTTCCATGTCGATTTTGACGGCAACACCGTCACTGATGCGCGCATCTGCTTCGGCGGCATGGCGGCCACTCCGTTGCAAGCCGGAAAGACCGAAAACTTCCTGATCGGACGCAGCTGGAATCAGGACACTGTGCAACAAGCCCAAGTTCTGCTCGCCGAAGACTATACGCCCATCAGCGATTTCCGCGCCTCATCCGATTACCGTATGCAGGTAGCACAAAACTTGCTGTACAAGTTCTATATCGAAACCGCTACCCGGGACATTGCCGTGCCGATTCAGGTCAGCCATCAAGGAGGAATCAAACATGCTTGA
- a CDS encoding ABC transporter ATP-binding protein, with the protein MTPRLQLKQITKAFPGCLANDRVDLKIQPGEIHALLGENGAGKSTLVKMIYGLMQPDSGQIFWQGEEITMQNPKMARSLGIGMVFQHFSLFEAMTVLENIAVGMDQAVDLKTLEKQLVEISADYGLQIDPRKAIHDLSVGERQRVEILRCLLQQPKLLIMDEPTSVLTPQEVEKLFVTLKRLASEGVSILYISHKLDEIKTLCHSATILRGGRFIETLNPTQETPAAMAQRMVGEKITPPKRTEKTAYGKEIIRVQNLSVESDQPFGNDLKEISFQIREGEILGVAGIAGNGQTELLEALSGEVDTPIDSIVIQGRPSGNLPSNQRRMIGMAYVPEERLGHGSVPDESLHSNALLSGYQAKKLLNRGFIDHKKCSDYANHICDKYKVKQSGINSAAKSLSGGNLQKFIVGREIEQGPSLLIAAQPTWGVDAGAAAAIHQSIIDLAQKNSAVLVLSQDLDELFAICDAICVIYEGRLSATYPISAISREEIGLLMGGITPHLSTPAQTA; encoded by the coding sequence ATGACTCCGCGATTGCAACTGAAACAGATCACCAAGGCCTTTCCCGGCTGTCTCGCTAACGACCGCGTCGATCTGAAAATTCAACCGGGCGAGATTCACGCTTTGCTCGGTGAAAACGGTGCCGGAAAGAGTACCCTGGTAAAAATGATTTACGGCCTGATGCAGCCGGATTCCGGTCAGATCTTCTGGCAGGGTGAAGAAATCACCATGCAGAATCCGAAAATGGCACGCAGTCTCGGGATCGGTATGGTCTTCCAGCACTTTTCACTTTTCGAAGCGATGACCGTGCTGGAAAACATCGCGGTCGGCATGGATCAGGCAGTCGATCTGAAAACGCTCGAGAAACAGCTGGTAGAAATTTCCGCCGATTACGGTTTGCAGATCGATCCGCGCAAAGCGATCCATGATCTGTCGGTCGGTGAGCGCCAGAGGGTGGAAATTCTCCGCTGCCTGCTGCAGCAACCCAAGCTGCTGATTATGGACGAGCCGACTTCGGTACTGACGCCTCAAGAGGTCGAAAAATTATTCGTTACCTTGAAGCGCTTGGCATCTGAAGGTGTCTCTATTTTATATATCAGCCATAAACTGGACGAAATCAAAACTCTGTGTCATAGCGCAACGATTTTGCGCGGCGGTCGCTTTATCGAAACCCTTAACCCGACGCAGGAAACTCCGGCCGCCATGGCCCAACGCATGGTCGGTGAGAAAATCACCCCGCCGAAACGCACTGAAAAAACCGCTTACGGCAAAGAAATCATTCGCGTGCAAAATCTATCGGTTGAATCCGACCAACCGTTCGGCAACGATCTCAAGGAGATCAGCTTTCAGATTCGCGAAGGCGAAATTCTCGGCGTAGCCGGTATTGCCGGTAACGGTCAGACCGAACTGCTGGAAGCGCTTTCCGGAGAAGTCGACACCCCGATCGACAGCATTGTCATCCAGGGACGTCCAAGCGGGAATCTGCCGTCCAATCAACGACGTATGATCGGCATGGCTTACGTTCCCGAAGAGCGTCTCGGGCACGGGTCAGTACCGGACGAATCTTTGCACTCCAATGCCCTCTTGAGTGGCTACCAAGCCAAAAAACTTCTTAATCGCGGCTTTATCGATCACAAAAAATGCAGCGATTACGCCAATCACATCTGCGACAAATACAAGGTCAAACAATCCGGCATCAACTCTGCCGCTAAAAGCCTATCCGGCGGAAATCTGCAGAAATTCATCGTCGGTCGTGAAATCGAACAGGGGCCCAGTCTGCTGATCGCCGCCCAGCCAACCTGGGGGGTCGATGCCGGTGCCGCCGCCGCCATTCATCAATCGATTATCGATCTGGCGCAGAAAAACAGTGCCGTGCTGGTGCTGTCGCAAGATCTCGACGAGCTGTTTGCGATCTGCGATGCCATCTGTGTGATCTATGAAGGACGCCTGTCGGCCACCTATCCGATTTCGGCGATCAGCCGCGAAGAGATCGGTTTGCTGATGGGCGGGATTACGCCGCACCTTTCAACCCCGGCACAAACAGCATAA
- the xdhC gene encoding xanthine dehydrogenase accessory protein XdhC — MLNWSKIAAQADGEDAFVLISVGKVKGSSPRETGAKMLVWQDRMLGTIGGGNMELQAIKRARESLQNPFNAGKIDRTQTPLIPKFDQCCGGVVELIFEHIQPLNCQWLQALRHYLQKPSGCRYLQTDLRLAQRRLLNEEQVEQLLVDEDVRRERIEPHHFPLYLFGCGHVGRALMQQLQAFDAQIVCIDSRPEQFPDQEQDNVEFICDGNWQTHLEAAPDNAYFLVFTHSHQLDYQIAEAILKRDRHNFFGLIGSRTKRVRFERQFRQAGINETCLEKMHCPIGLPELKGKAPQIIAASVVAQLLIEREKNAKQQTSPLAKETIYV, encoded by the coding sequence ATGCTTAACTGGTCAAAAATCGCCGCGCAGGCAGATGGAGAGGACGCTTTCGTCCTGATCTCGGTCGGGAAGGTCAAAGGTTCTTCTCCTCGCGAAACCGGCGCCAAAATGCTGGTATGGCAAGATCGAATGCTCGGCACCATCGGCGGCGGAAATATGGAATTGCAAGCGATCAAGCGTGCCCGAGAATCTTTACAAAATCCATTCAACGCCGGCAAGATCGACCGTACCCAGACGCCATTGATTCCGAAATTCGACCAATGCTGCGGTGGCGTAGTGGAACTGATCTTCGAACATATCCAGCCGCTAAACTGTCAATGGCTGCAAGCACTGCGTCACTACTTGCAGAAGCCAAGCGGATGCCGCTATCTGCAAACCGATTTGCGGCTGGCGCAACGCCGACTGCTGAACGAAGAACAGGTCGAACAGCTTCTGGTCGATGAGGATGTTCGCCGCGAGAGAATCGAACCACATCACTTTCCGCTCTATCTGTTCGGTTGCGGTCATGTTGGCCGGGCACTGATGCAGCAATTGCAAGCTTTCGACGCACAGATTGTCTGTATCGACTCGCGCCCCGAGCAATTCCCGGATCAAGAACAGGATAACGTCGAATTCATCTGTGACGGCAACTGGCAAACGCACCTTGAGGCTGCGCCGGATAATGCTTACTTCCTGGTCTTCACCCATAGCCATCAGCTCGACTACCAGATTGCCGAAGCGATCCTGAAACGTGATCGCCACAACTTCTTCGGCCTGATCGGCTCCAGAACCAAACGCGTTCGCTTCGAGCGCCAATTCCGTCAGGCCGGTATCAATGAAACGTGCCTTGAAAAGATGCACTGTCCGATCGGTTTACCGGAGCTGAAAGGAAAAGCCCCGCAAATCATCGCCGCTTCGGTTGTCGCTCAACTGCTGATCGAACGCGAAAAAAACGCCAAACAACAAACTTCTCCGTTAGCCAAGGAAACCATTTATGTGTGA